A single Eulemur rufifrons isolate Redbay chromosome 9, OSU_ERuf_1, whole genome shotgun sequence DNA region contains:
- the WIPF2 gene encoding WAS/WASL-interacting protein family member 2, translating to MPIPPPPPPPPGPPPPPTFNQANTEQPKLSRDEQRGRGALLQDICKGTKLKKVTNVNDRSAPILEKPKASSGGYGSGVAALQPKGGLFQGGVPKLRPVGAKDTSENLAGKPALQVPSSRAAAPRPPVSTASGRPQDDTDSSRASLPELPRMQRPSLPDLSRPNTTSSTGMKHSSSAPPPPPPGRRANAPPTPLPMHNNKAPAYNREKPLPPTPGQRLHPGREGPPAPPPVKPPPSPVNIRTGPSGQSLAPPPPPYRQPPGVPNGPSSPTNESAPELPQRHNSLHRKTPGPVRGLAPPPPTSASPSLLSNRPPPPARDPPSRGAAPPPPPPMIRNGARDAPPPPPPYRMHGSEPLSRGKPPPPPSRTPAGPPPPPPPPLRNGHRDSITTVRSFLDDFESKYSFHPVEDFPAPEEYKHFQRIYPSKTNRAARGAPPLPPILR from the exons gCAAACACAGAGCAGCCCAAGCTGAGTAGAGATGAGCAGCGGGGTCGAGGTGCCCTCTTACAGGACATTTGCAAAGGGACCAAGCTGAAGAAGGTGACCAACGTTAATGATCGGAGTGCTCCCATCCTCGAGA AGCCCAAAGCAAGCAGTGGCGGTTATGGCTCTGGAGTAGCTGCCCTGCAGCCCAAGGGAGGGCTCTTCCAAGGAGGAGTGCCGAAGCTTCGACCTGTGGGAGCCAAGGACACTTCAG AGAACCTAGCTGGTAAGCCAGCCCTGCAAGTTCCCAGTTCTCGAGCTGCTGCCCCAAGGCCTCCAGTGTCTACAGCCAGTGGGCGTCCTCAAGATGATACAGACAGCAGCCGGGCCTCACTCCCAGAACTGCCCCGGATGCAGAGACCTTCTTTACCGGACCTCTCTCGGCCCAATACCACCAGCAGTACGGGCATGAAGCACagctcctctgcccctcccccaccacccccagggcGGCGTGCCAACGCACCCCCTACACCTCTGCCTATGCACAACAACAAAGCCCCAGCTTACAACAGAGAGAAACCCTTGCCACCGACGCCTGGACAGAGGCTTCACCCTGGTCGAGAGGGACCTCCTGCTCCACCCCCAGTCAAACCACCTCCTTCCCCTGTGAATATCAGAACGGGACCAAGTGGCCAGTCTCTGGCCCCTCCTCCACCGCCTTATCGCCAGCCTCCTGGGGTCCCCAATGGACCCTCCAGTCCCACTAATGAGTCAGCCCCTGAGCTGCCACAGAGACACAATTCTTTGCATAGGAAGACACCAGGACCTGTCAGAGGCCTAGcgcctcctccacccacctcagcttccccttCTTTATTGAGTAATaggccacctcccccagcccgaGACCCTCCTAGTCGGGGAGCAG ctcctccacctccaccacccaTGATCCGAAATGGTGCCAGGGATGCTCCACCGCCACCCCCACCATACCGAATGCATGGGTCAGAACCCCTGAGCCGAGGaaagcccccacctccaccctcaagGACACCAGCggggccacctcctcctccaccaccgCCCCTGAGGAATGGCCACAGAGATTCTATCACCACTGTCCGATCTTTCTTGG ATGATTTTGAGTCAAAGTATTCCTTCCATCCAGTAGAAGACTTTCCTGCTCCAGAAGAATATAAACACTTCCAGAGAATATATCCCAGCAAAACAAACCGAG ctgCCCGTGGagccccacctctgccacccatTCTCAGGTGA